In a genomic window of Malassezia japonica chromosome 4, complete sequence:
- the lsb6 gene encoding 1-phosphatidylinositol 4-kinase (EggNog:ENOG503NW8X; COG:T) — translation MARGNDAEERTPLLQSVVTSAPDVHHRRALGVRGAKPADYVISVFEPEHGGQSAYAADNLVDDSAFYQMVDNIRASIDEGVQPRMISVGTSGSYFVRVRERDDTRIVGVFKPMDEEPYGNLNPKRVFLRKYFWWAMGRPCLIPNFSYLSEVGASFLDDRLELGLVPKTRLVGLASPSFHYLYRDRRRYERGQAPLPSKIGSLQQFLVGYENASQFLRRHSLPGRPRDLFERDLSEENAAHRLSRRKERARLRMCFIAIKRLILCRYGPGPYGSPEADECEQREAPPAMQLDHEAQAYPAAAPMTTGTRRDTFQWTARTWREFRLELEKLVVLDFLMRNTDRGLDNFMVTYDPNAGPDERSIRIGAIDNSLAFPHQHPRGLRDYPYGWLFLPTNLIGDAFSDETRKLFLPKLTDPVWWATTIDGLRRIFSQDAHFHERVFQDQMDVFRGQGYVLAQCLQNKDQGPIELCALPKQLVRQSIRIVFPSELRKHTVADLSKGRTSKVDERQEQGAAPLAIPTPRGQLSQRPGIAHSMPSDAKPSDSAEAPEPLAIEVVERINQLTKRTIQRSITPPPNAMARPLASRAASTAVLPDTRPHNVSQQMHSLDLAGSDTPPADAEDPTLPPVPVPVLVERLETETRRPWIWWY, via the exons ATGGCGCGCGGAAACGACGCTGaagagcgcacgccgctcttGCAGTCGGTCGTTACTTCGGCGCCGGATGTGCAccaccggcgcgctctgGGAGTGCGTGGCGCAAAGCCGGCCGACTATGTGATTAGCGTGTTTGAGCCGGAGCACGGCGGGCAGAGCGCGTACGCTGCCGACAACCTCGTGGATGATTCCGCGTTCTACCAGATGGTGGACAATATCCGTGCGTCAATCGACGAGGGGGTACAGCCACGCATGATCTCGGTTGGGACGAGTGGCTCGTACTTTGTGCGCGTCCGCGAACGGGACGATACGCGTATCGTTGGCGTGTTTAAGCcgatggacgaggagccgtACGGCAATCTCAA CCCGAAGCGTGTGTTTCTGCGCAAGTACTTTTGGTGGGCCATGGGGCGCCCTTG TTTGATTCCCAACTTTTCCTACCTGTCCGAGGTCGGCGCCTCGTTTCTGGATGATCGCCTAGAGCTGGGACTCGTGCCCAAGACGCGCCTAGTGGGCCTTGCAAGCCCCTCCTTTCACTATCTCTaccgcgaccgccgccggtACGAGCGGGgccaggcgccgctgccgagcaaGATCGGGTCGCTGCAGCAGTTCCTTGTTGGCTACGAGAACGCAAGCCAGTTCCTGCGCAGGCACTCGCTCCCGGGCCGGCCCCGCGACCTGTTCGAGCGCGACCTGTCAGAGGAgaatgcggcgcaccgcctaAGCCGCCGCAAGGAacgcgcgcgtctgcgcaTGTGCTTTATCGCGATCAAGCGCCTGATTCTCTGCAGATACGGCCCGGGGCCGTACGGCAGCCCCGAGGCAGACGAgtgcgagcagcgcgaggcgccgccggccatGCAGCTCGACCACGAGGCACAGGCGTacccggccgcggcgccaaTGACCaccggcacgcggcgcgatACCTTCCAGTGGACGGCGCGCACATGGCGCGAgttccgcctcgagctcgagaagctcgtcgtgctcgacttTTTGATGCGCAATACCGACCGCGGCCTGGACAACTTTATGGTGACCTACGACCCGAATGCAGGGCCGGACGAGCGCTCGATCCGTATCGGCGCGATTGACAACTCACTCGCATTCCCGCACCAGCACCcccgcggcctgcgcgactATCCCTATGGCTGGCTCTTTCTGCCGACGAATCTGATCGGCGATGCGTTCTCCGACGAGACACGTAAACTCTTCCTTCCTAAGCTCACCGACCCGGTGTGGTGGGCGACCACGATCGACGGACTGCGCCGCATCTTTTCGCAGGACGCACACTTTCACGAGCGCGTCTTTCAGGACCAAATGGACGTGTTCCGCGGCCAGGGGTACGTCCTGGCCCAGTGCCTGCAGAACAAGGACCAGGGCCCGATTGAGCTGTGTGCGCTTCCgaagcagctcgtgcgccagtCGATCCGCATCGTCTTTCcgagcgagctgcgcaagcacaCGGTGGCGGACCTCAGCAAGGGCCGCACGTccaaggtcgacgagcgccaggagcagggcgctgcgccgctcgccatTCCGACGCCACGCGGCCAGCTTTCCCAGAGGCCGGGCATCGCGCATTCGATGCCGAGCGATGCCAAGCCGTCGGAcagtgccgaggcgcccgagccgctggCCATCGAGGTCGTGGAGCGCATCAACCAGCTCACCAAGCGCACGATCCAGCGCAGCATCACCCCGCCGCCGAATGCGATGGCGCGCCCGCttgcctcgcgcgccgcaagcacCGCCGTCCTGCCCGACACGCGCCCGCACAACGTGTCGCAGCAGATGCACTCGCTCGACCTTGCTGGAagcgacacgccgccggcAGACGCCGAGGATCCTACCCTTCCCCCAGTGCCGGTTCCTGTGCTGGTAGAGCGTCTCGAGACAGAGACACGCCGCCCGTGGATTTGGTGGTACTAA
- a CDS encoding uncharacterized protein (COG:S; EggNog:ENOG503NYZ9), with translation MEASLGSVAPLYFELAVAAAAQSRTASTLPKLLGGECPSGESSAAGILPASDWTVRTYTNLMRCCEKTGNLEMALVVLFTARDLGVALDDDALVSFAATAHQAKEPRLALEVAQAAGSHAPALWMRILRSVAEYDYAPGLDEAWTKAMGTLAPDEGLFVQALHVAARASNDALAESMLDAFPRFFPGASLQEWHLMPLFDAYCQSGRFGDAMAVLQRIKAADIPLSSRSLARLARDAGASTETLSQAVDAALSMREAPIEAVNALLYAAADRGEMPAADQLWQSLSSPNLDTHEAYLLACLTSQHLAHGEAAWRSLSTHAIQPTSTTYEKMARLYLTQPDYDEAFTLLEEAKQRHVEPTRRMYTAMIYTCLKHDDARWRALSLELKEAGHDPGARLREVMQSK, from the coding sequence ATGGAGGCGAGCCTAGGCTCTGTTGCGCCATTGTACTTTGAGCTAGCcgtggcggccgccgcccagtcgcgcacggccagcaCCCTGCccaagctcctcggcggAGAGTGCCCCAGCGGAGAAAGCAGCGCAGCCGGCATTCTGCCTGCGTCGGACTGGACCGTCCGAACCTATACCAACCtaatgcgctgctgcgaAAAGACGGGTAACCTCGAAATGGCGCTTGTCGTGCTGTTTACGGCGCGCGatctcggcgtcgccctcgacgacgacgcgctcgtgtcGTTTGCCGCGACGGCCCATCAAGCCAAAGAACCGCGCCTTGCTCTGGaagtcgcgcaggcggctggaagccacgcgccggcgctgtgGATGCGCATCCTGCGGTCGGTCGCCGAGTACGACTATGCGcccggcctcgacgaggcgtggACCAAGGCGATGGGCACGCTGGCACCGGACGAGGGCCTCTTTGTACAGGCGCTCCATGTGGCGGCCCGTGCATCGAacgatgcgctggccgagTCGATGCTCGATGCCTTCCCCCGCTTCTTTCCCGGTGCGTCACTGCAAGAGTGGCATCTGATGCCTCTCTTTGACGCGTACTGCCAAAGCGGGCGATTCGGCGATGCGATGGCCGTTTTGCAGCGCATCAAGGCAGCCGATATTCCCCTGAGCTCACGGAGCCTTGCGCGTCTTGCACGGGAcgcgggcgcctcgacagAAACGCTTTCACAGGCCGTGGACGCCGCGCTAtcgatgcgcgaggcgcccatCGAGGCGGTGAATGCGCTGCTGTATGCCGCGGCCGACCGTGGCGAGATGCCTGCGGCCGACCAGCTCTGGCAGAGCCTGTCCTCTCCCAATCTTGATACCCATGAAGCCTACCTCCTTGCGTGCCTCACGAGCCAGCacctggcgcacggcgaggcggcgtggcgcagcCTGTCCACGCACGCAATCcagccgacgtcgacgacgtaCGAAAAAATGGCGCGCCTCTACCTGACGCAGCCCGATTACGACGAGGCCTTTACGCTCCTGGAAGAGGCCAAGCAACGTCATGTGGAACCTACGCGGCGGATGTATACTGCGATGATTTATACGTGTCTAAAGCATGACGATGCGCGGTGGCGTGCGTTGAGTCTCGAGCTAAAAGAGGCCGGACACGACCCTGGCGCccggctgcgcgaggtAATGCAAAGCAAGTAA
- a CDS encoding uncharacterized protein (EggNog:ENOG503P75T), producing MQAALFQPPPAYMDSDDYVYTHGLVPQSYLTPSSDPLDPRAVNTKAVADVRRQHVRRLYDLLQLMLLRRDAPRAARCLRLLMNAKEWRPIELWKMGLEVVMLPGSTRQPLRYLQQLARTRAVLRPYLLPLMVREMIAAGKYHDALEELNSVIAAYPYRHNPQLHAYLGLLTLYLGALSPTADTASPYTSLLAPTDTTPAVSPSVRRSARLHFENAVKVASRYMAMQNFAFQHRMRMHTQRHARLSRFAANHRERMWRSLREDGWIFGQDTPEPTPAQRSTPPTEDTEEESEADEGTLPQASYFTLESEVESGFTSDDPDSSPPPGTVEGPAPLPRDSPRTTTPELTEEGVPEAPEDAPEIHLPSVQWSVHVAQLYLESLAPYGPSVPRAHRRP from the exons atgcaggcggcgctgttccagccgccgccggcgtaTATGGACAGTGATGACTATGTGTATACCCATGGGCTCGTGCCTCAGTCCTACCTGACCCCCAGTAGCGATCCGTTGGACCCTAGGGCGGTGAATACGAAAGCGGTtgcggacgtgcgccggcaACACGTTCGGCGCCTGTACGatctgctgcagctcaTGCTgcttcggcgcgacgcgccgcgcgccgcgcggtgccTGCGGTTGCTGATGAACGCAAAAGAGTGGCGGCCGATTGAGCTGTGGAAAATGGGGCTTGAAGTCGTGATGCTGCCTGGCAGCACGCGGCAGCCGCTGCGCTACCTGCAACAACTCGCTCGGACACGAGCCGTGCTG CGTCCCTATCTCCTCCCGCTCATGGTCCGCGAGATGATTGCCGCGGGAAAATaccacgacgcgctcgaagAGCTCAACAg CGTCATTGCCGCCTATCCCTATCGACACAATCCTCAGCTGCATGCCTACCTCGGCCTCTTGACACTCTATCTCGGCGCCCTGTCGCCGACGGCTGACACTGCCAGCCCGTATACCAGCCTCTTGGCACCTACCGATACCACGCCCGCCGTCTCTCcctcggtgcgccgctcggcgcgcctgcactTTGAAAATGCCGTCAAGGTCGCGAGCCGCTATATGGCGATGCAAAACTTTGCGTTCCAGCACCGCATGCGCATGCATACccagcgccacgcgcgcctctcTCGCTTCGCTGCAAAccaccgcgagcgcatgtGGCGCTCCCTGCGTGAGGACGGCTGGATCTTTGGCCAGGACACGCCGGAGCCCACGCCTGCCCAACGGAGCACGCCCCCCACCGAGGACACGGAAGAAGAGTCGGAGGCGGACGAAGGCACGCTGCCCCAGGCGAGCTACTTCACCCTGGAGTCGGAAGTGGAATCCGGTTTTACGTCCGATGATCCTGATTCGTCACCGCCGCCCGGTACGGTCGAAGGTCCTGCACCCCTTCCCAGGGACTCGCCACGTACCACTACCCCCGAGCTGACCGAGGAAGGTGTACCGGAGGCGCCGGAGGACGCCCCCGAGATTCACCTGCCTTCGGTGCAATGGTCCGTGCATGTGGCGCAATTGTATTTGGAAAGC CTCGCGCCCTATGGCcccagcgtgccgcgcgcccaCCGGCGTCCGTAG